A stretch of DNA from Rattus rattus isolate New Zealand chromosome 18, Rrattus_CSIRO_v1, whole genome shotgun sequence:
ctacatggaggccagcctgggctacatgtgaatatatatattctgaccTCCAAAAAGATAAAAGGCAGTCATCTCTGTAAGCCCTCATCCTGGTCTGtgctgcacccccccccccagaagcAGACCCCAGCCATTCCCTATAAGGCCCTCAGCCTGACTGACATATCCTTGGTCCCAACCCTCCAGGAAGGAAGGGACCCCACAGCCAGGCAATCACCCACATGTTTGTTTTAAtacaccacacccccaccccccaaacagcAGGCTGGAATTCTGCTCCCTCAGGCCTGAACCCTAGGCCATCGGAAGATTCTTCCCTCGGCTCAGGACACTACATTCCTATAAACCCTGAGATAGAAGTAGTGACAAAATAATATTGGTCCTGAGGGGGAGTTTGGCCCTGTCACAGTCTCGGGCTCAGCCGCAGGTTAGATCGGACAGTCACTGCAGCTTCATCCCACTTCGTCGCCGCGAGTCCTTCCGGGCTATGGGACTGAAGTTGGCGATCTCTTTGTAGATGTGTTCTGTGGAAAGCGCGTGCGCTTTAGGGTGCGCCTGGGAGAGCCCACCCTCAGACGGTGGAAACCAGCTCAAGGAGAAAAGCCCACAGGAGATGGACAGCTATTGGGGACAGGTGTGTCACCTCAGGCCCGGAGGgtgggcaggtggagggaggatgggggcaTCTCTTACGTTTCCATTCGTCCACGGTGAGTTTCTCCCGCTCTAAGGCATCATCAAACGGCTGCTgggcctctgtctcctcctcagggTCCCGGAAGGGTTCAAAGAAGGGGTGGGCGAGCGCCTGAGCAGCGGTCAGACGCTTGTCCACGTCCAGCTCCAGCATCTTGTCCAGCAGGTCTACAGCTGCGGGGACAGACCACAAGGTGAGCCTCACCCAGCGTGGGACAGATGACTGTTGGGATGGGCTGCAGGCACTCTGGGGATCGGAGCCAGGTCTCACCTTGTGGGCTGGCGCGTGGGAAGAGCTGTGTGAAATCCTTTTTGGGGCTCTGGGGCAGGGACTGAATGTAGGATTTGGCCTGGAAGACAGAAAAACATAGGATATCTTCAGGCACTGGCCCGAGGGGGAGAAAAGTATGGCTGAAGGCCCCGTCGGAGGAAAAGAGGCGATGCCGTGTAGAGGGACCCCATGGGAAGGTGTCAGTCAGAGCCACTCACCGCCTTGTCTTTCAGCTTCTGCACGAACTCGGCACCTGGCACCCCAGTCACTTTCAGGATCTGGGTCAGCTGGTCCAGGTCTTGGCACTCAGTTAAGGCACAGCCTTGCTCTCTGCGGTGTTCGGAGCCCGCCCGCCCCACCTCCAGCCTCGTTCCCGGCAGCCTGGAAGACACTCCTGGCTCCAGTCCCACCTAACCACAGCAGGCTCTTGGCACGGCTGGAGCAGGTCTCCCGAGGGCTTCCCGACAGACAGCCCAGGTTAGGAGGAGGCTGCCCAGGCTACCCAGACCCAGCCCGCCaaattcccctccccttttctctcttcattctgaGCTGAGTGGGATgcccctgtcccttctcctgcCTGGCTCATGAGGGATCCCCCACGTGCTTATGTTCGGTTTCTTAGCAGAGGTAGGGGCAGGAAAGactcatttttatcttttgatatCTGCATTTTAAACCATTCTAGTGGGGCCGGAGAGTGCTTggtgcttttctagaggacccaagttcagttcccagcaccgtgactttaaaaacaaaaaacaaaaaccaaaaaccccatgactccagctccaggggatctggcgccctcttctggtctctcagagtatctgcacacacacaccctgcactcACAGAgacgtacacataaataaaaataaatctttaaaaccattctaggggggttggggatttagctcagtggtagagcgtttgcctagcaagcgaaaggccctgggttcggtccccagctctgaaaaaaaaaaaaaaaaagaaaagaaaaaaaaccattctAGGGGCTGGGCTTCagcatgaaaccctgggttccatccccagcatagTGACACACGTTTGTGaccccggcacttgggaggtgacAGGAAGAGAGGCAGCAGTTCAAGGTCGtctttggctacataatgagcCTGAGACGTTTGCTGGGACACAGGAGACCACGGTTTCACCTTTAGTCCTGGTACTCGGGAGGTAGAGACCTACATAGCAAGCTTGACCTACATAGCAAGTCCTAGGCCAGCCAGGTCTgctgtctgaaaaataaaactacaggCAATAAATAATCCTTCAGGGGGCCTGTCTGGCTGCCACAGCGAGACGCATTTAAATATTGTTGCTGAGGGAAGGGGGTCCCCAGATAGCCGTCATCCACTTCCAGCAAAGGATACAGTCCTTACCCTTGAAGAGTGTCTTTCCGGTTAGCATCTCAGCCATGATGCAGCCAACAGACCAGATATCCACTGTAAGGAAAGAGGGGTGTTGTCTGGCCCATCTGATGCTCTCCAGTGTAGGTCACCAGGGCCTGCAGGGCAGCTGGGCACTGACCCGTCTGGTTGTAATGCATCCAGCTGAGGATCACCTCAGGAGCCCGGTACCAGCGGGTCACCACATAGCCAGTCATCTCCGCGTCCGTGTGGCGCGCCAGCCCAAAGTCCAGGATCTATGGCTCAAGGGACACAGGGATAACAAGCTGGCTGAGGAACGGGGTTCTGAGGGACAGAACCTACCTCACCCAAAATTCCATCCACCTCCCCAAGCCTGGGTGGACCTGCTGTGACCCACCTTCAGCTCACAATCTTCATTCACGGCCAGGTTGCCTGGCTTCAGGTcctgggagggttgggggagggggggcagagaGGAGACATCAAACTGATGCAGAGCCGGCAGGTGGCctcagatctgtctgtctgtctgtctgtctgtctgtctgtctctcatacacacacacacacacacacacacacacacacacacacagtgcatacacatgtgtgcatgcacacacacatccttcccTACACTGCAACAACAGTTGGGTCAGTTCACTTCTCCttcaggcctcagtttcttcctgtgtAAAAATGACATCGGACTCTACATCCTTTTCCACCACCCCTATCCTCAGAGCTTGAAGCGCCAGCTATTggctcaggggctcaggggcacacacacacacacacacacacacacacacacacacacacacacacacacacacacaccctccatccTAGGTGTCTCCCCCAACCTCTCAACCCAGACATTCTACCACATTAACCCTGAAACACtcacagcctctgtctcctgagaactgTCACTCTCTCTGCTGCACCCAATTCTCTGGCCACCAGAGTACCCAGTTCCCACCCCAGCACACATTCCCCCTGGACCGGGACCACCGTGGCAGAGAAAGCACTCACCCTGTGAACGATACCAGCTGAGTGGATGtactgaaaggaagagagagaggtgaatgGGAGGCACCAGCTTCCACACCAGCGTCTCGGAACCCCCCCTGCCCCATCGCAGTGAGCTGGCTCTTGACACCGAGGTGGCCTTTGGCTGCCATGCGGGCTCCACCCACCTTTAGACCTTTGAGCATCTGGTACACCAAATACTGGACCTTCTCCTCACTGAACTCCATCCCCATTATCTTCTGCAGGTCGGTCTGCATGAAAGGCATCACCAGGTAGCTGGAAGGCAGGAGGCTTTTTTTAGCACAGTTCCCAGCCTCCCATGGGCCCAGGTGTGACCTCAGAGAGGTGGGGACAGAAGTAGGGCACAACAGGAACCTGGGAGACAACACCGGGCAAGAAAGCGTAAGAAGACTCAGGTGTGatagttcatgcctgtaatctggACACTTGGAGAGCTAAGGCAGGATTGCCACATGTTaaggtccagcctgggctacatggtgagtctgggggctggagagatggtgcagctgACACAGTGCTCAGATGCATGAGGAGGTCTGgagttcaggtctcagcacccacatataaaagctgggtgtagtggaGTTCAGTTCTaatcctagtgctgagattagcCGGCAAGCCTAGCTTAATTGGCAAGCCAGTGAGcgactctgcctcagaaaacagggaaggggataagagatggctttgaggggttggggacttagctccgtggtagagcgcttgcctaggaagcgcaaggccctgggttcggtccccagctccgagaaaaaaaaaaaaaaaaaaaaaaaaaaaaaaaaaaagagatggctttgagggctggagagatggctcagcagctaagagcaccgactgctcttccagaagtcctgagttcaattcccagcaaccacatggtggctaatgagatctggtgccctcttctgaagaaagtgacagtgtactcatataaattaataGATCtttaggaaagagagagagagagagagagagagagagagagagagagagagagagagagagatggctttgatctttcagaggactcaggttcagttccaagcatcCAAATCCTGAggctcacctgtaactccagttccagaggatctggtgccctcttctggcccctgtgggaaCTGCATGCATGCAGTGGGCAAAACTCACTGTGCAGGGGATAGAGCGCTCGCgcaggtggacacacacacacaaacacacacacctacaatcaCAAGAACCAACAAGGTAGATAGAACATGTGGAACAACAA
This window harbors:
- the Mapk13 gene encoding mitogen-activated protein kinase 13 translates to MSLIRKRGFYKQDINKTAWELPKTYLTPAHVGSGAYGAVCSAIDKRTGEKVAIKKLSRPFQSEIFAKRAYRELLLLKHMHHENVIGLLDVYTPATSVRNFQDFYLVMPFMQTDLQKIMGMEFSEEKVQYLVYQMLKGLKYIHSAGIVHRDLKPGNLAVNEDCELKILDFGLARHTDAEMTGYVVTRWYRAPEVILSWMHYNQTVDIWSVGCIMAEMLTGKTLFKGKDYLDQLTQILKVTGVPGAEFVQKLKDKAAKSYIQSLPQSPKKDFTQLFPRASPQAVDLLDKMLELDVDKRLTAAQALAHPFFEPFRDPEEETEAQQPFDDALEREKLTVDEWKQHIYKEIANFSPIARKDSRRRSGMKLQ